In Diaphorobacter ruginosibacter, the genomic stretch TGGAGCCGCAGGCCGTCAGCAGGGCTGCCGAAGCGCACGCTGCGGCCACAAAAGTGCGGCGCATCCAATTTGCTGCCATAAATTTCTCCAAAACGATCCTGTGAGTGTAACTAGTGCGTGTCAACGATGGGCGAAGCATCCGCTACAAACTGTAGGCCACCTGCGCAATCAGGCCGCGGCCGCGCGTTGCAGGCGGTCGCGCACGCCTTCCCATTCCCCGGATTCTGGCGGAGTTTCCACCCAGATGAGCTTGACCTTGGCCTCGTCGAAGTCGCGCAGCGCGGCGAACAGTTCCTGCCCGGCGGCATTCGGATCGTCCGGCATCCGGCGCAGGGTGACGGCCCGTGCCGGCGTCAGCATGCGGGTGCGCGAATAGATGGCGATATGCGCGGCGTCCTTGCCCAGCACCTCGAGCGCCGTCTGGATCTGCCTGGCATCCATCAGCCGCACCTTGGCGCTGGGCGCGTAGTGGGCAAGCAGCGTGCCGGAGGCGCGCGGCGTGTGTTCCGGCATCTCCTCCTTGGACAGCGGGCGCATGCCGCAGGCGCGCTCGATGTCCTCGCGCGTGACGGCGCCCGGGCGCAGCAGCACGGGTGCGCCGCGCGTGCAATCGACGATCGTCGACTCGATGCCCACCTCGCAGGCGCCGCCGTCCAGCACCAGCAGATCGTCGCCGAACTCCGACGCCACGTGCTCCGCGGTGGTCGGGCTCACGCGGCCGAACTTGTTGGCGCTGGGGGCGGAGACGCC encodes the following:
- a CDS encoding L-threonylcarbamoyladenylate synthase — translated: MILDASLKESITAGARALQEGRLLGMPTETVYGLAADADNDAAVARIFAAKGRPANHPLIVHVADAASIQRYAKEVPVFAQQLIDAFWPGPLTVILPRLPEAAKASTGGQDSVGLRCPSHPVAHALLLACQRLDPPVWGVSAPSANKFGRVSPTTAEHVASEFGDDLLVLDGGACEVGIESTIVDCTRGAPVLLRPGAVTREDIERACGMRPLSKEEMPEHTPRASGTLLAHYAPSAKVRLMDARQIQTALEVLGKDAAHIAIYSRTRMLTPARAVTLRRMPDDPNAAGQELFAALRDFDEAKVKLIWVETPPESGEWEGVRDRLQRAAAA